A window of Corythoichthys intestinalis isolate RoL2023-P3 chromosome 14, ASM3026506v1, whole genome shotgun sequence contains these coding sequences:
- the atpsckmt gene encoding ATP synthase subunit C lysine N-methyltransferase, with product MSKEALLTEQSITNDSTNKSRLGLIVTGLVGGSLVALYAVATPFVAPALRKICLPFVPATTTQVENVLNALRARSGTLVDIGSGDGRIVIAAARHGFLASGFELNPWLVWYSRYKAWREGVHHSTSFHISNLWKVSFAQYSNVVIFGVPQMMDQLELKLESELSSSAKVVACRFPFPNWVPEYTAGEGCDTVWVYNGQSFKSRMQHSVVKKTTSDHGEQYCI from the exons ATGTCTAAAGAGGCGCTTCTTACGGAGCAATCTATTACAAACGACAGTACAAACAAAAGTCGACTGGGTCTCATAGTAACCGGCTTAGTAGGAGGCTCGCTTGTTGCCCTCTACGCTGTGGCTACGCCGTTTGTTGCTCCCGCATTGAGAAAAATCtgcctcccgtttgtccctgcCACCACGACGCAAGTGGAGAATGTCCTCAATGCACTGCGAGCCAGGTCAGGAACCCTGGTGGACATTGGAAGTGGAGATGGAAGAATA GTGATAGCTGCAGCAAGACATGGATTTTTGGCATCAGGTTTTGAATTAAATCCCTGGCTGGTGTGGTATTCTCGCTATAAAGCCTGGAGAGAGGGAGTCCACCACTCGACCTCGTTCCATATCTCTAATTTATGGAAG GTTAGCTTTGCACAGTACTCCAATGTTGTCATTTTTGGTGTCCCTCAAATG ATGGACCAATTAGAGCTGAAGCTCGAAAGCGAGTTATCAAGCTCTGCTAAGGTGGTGGCCTGCCGATTCCCCTTCCCCAACTGGGTTCCCGAATATACTGCCGGGGAAGGGTGCGACACAGTGTGGGTGTACAACGGCCAATCATTTAAATCACGCATGCAGCACAGTGTGGTGAAGAAGACAACATCAGATCATGGGGaacaatactgtatatga